The genomic segment AAGGTACCCTAGACATCTAAAGTTAGGACACAGCCTgctaattactttaaatttctaCAGGCAGACGGGTGCGCCAGTACTAGGAGGGCTGGACTATGGTGAGCTCTACTTGAAGACATGAAATACACAAAAACCTATGACAGAAAGATGTACAGTGAAGGAAGtctgggcacgggggctcacgcctgtaatcccagcactttgggaggccaaggtgggggggcggatcatctgaggtcaggagtttgagaccagcctgacatgaagaaaccccaaatacaaaattagctaggcatggtggcgcatgcctgttaaacccagctactcgggaggctgaggcagaagaactgcttgaacctgggaggcagaggttgtggttagctgagatcgcaccattgcactacagtctgggtaacccgagtgaaactctgtttaaaaaaaaaaaaaagatgtacagtGAAGGGATATTCTATAGTTAATTAAGTAACAGTTTCCCTGATGCCTGAGAAATTTGATTTAAgcaaattaaattttagaaactAATGTGTGTGAAAGGGGGCATGTATTTACACTAAAAGACTATTTAGATAGATTGGGAGAGTGTCAGTAAAATCTGAGGAACATTTCCTCTTGTATTCctggagtttaaaaaaatgtcactGGGCCTTCTGATAAGGCAGCTCTTTCCCAACGTGGACCTTGCAGTCAATTGTGTGAGTTAGCATAGGCTAGACTAGCTTTAAGAGAATTTGTGTTTTAACTCCCATACCACACAGCCCTGCAGTCATAAAGCAAACTTTGTTTGCCATAAGGGACTGTTTCCGTTTTCCATAGAAAAACTCAAGGGCATGTGATAGCGTTCAATGGTGGAAAAAGATAGGACCTGGCTGGGATAGTACCAGCAAGAAACCAGGACGCTGCGACCTCAGCGCAAGCCTTGGATATTGGCTTCACAGCTCTAGCTCGATTCTTCATTTGGAAAAACCGTGATTGTAACAATTCCCTGCACCTCTATCAGGACTGTAAATCACATGAATTAAATACTAGGTGACAACTCATAAAAAGATAAGGGCCGTCCCACGTACCCCTTGTTTACAGAGTCCTTTCACAATTCATATTTCATCCCATAAACTAGGAGACAGGCAGGGCAGAGATTACAGGACTAAACTAGATTACAGGGAGGGCAGAGATTACAGGATTTAGATTACAGTCTAAGCTAGATGCACAGGGCCGAGTCTTCGACTCCAGAGGAGCAGCGCACCATACCTCTCAGGATAAGCTAATGTAAAAGATCATCTTCCTAAGCGTTTGCCCCATCTTCTGTCTACCTACCATTTTCTACCCACCTGTCAAAATTAGCAACACCTTAGCGCATTTATTTTTGGCCCGCCTTCCACTCTAAGGTAATCGTTATGATTGGCCTTGGCTCCAGTCAATCAGCGCCGCCCGCACGCATTCCCCACAATTGGCCTCAGCCCCTTCGCCCCGTTTCCAGGAAGACACTCACTTTGACTGGTTTGGGCAAAATGGCGCCGCTGCGGGTAACGATGACTGACCTCGACGGTACGAGGCTCCGGCCTGGGTCGCTCCGTGCCGCGGCGGCATCGCCACCTTTCCTCAAGCTAGGCCCGCTCCGGAAAACCCCAGACCTGACGGCTGCCAACGCTAGCCAGCGAGCCGCTCCGGACGCCATCCCGCAGCTCCGCCCCTCGCCCGGGCACCCGAACCCCACCGCCCGGCCCCGGTGCCGCCCTCGGGAAGAACGCCGCTCGAAGCCTCGCGAGACTTTGAGGAGCACACGAGAAGCCCACTCAACTCGCGTAGTGCCGGCGCCTCCTGGGGCGGCCAGAGGAAGGTGTTTGTCACCGGCCTACGTGGTGACGTTACAAGAGCTGCGCGGCCGCCCCAGCTGCGTCTGCAAAGCCAGCAGTCCAGGTTCCCGCACCTGGGACCCCCCCGGCCGCCAGAGCAGGCCTCAGCGGCTGTGGAAAGAAACCTAGGGAGCCgaatgaataataatgaaaaagcttTACTAGTGTTTTAACCGCGTACCAAGCAGCAATAAGAAAGAAAGGCCCGTGCTGTCTGTGTATAAAACAAAGTGCAGCGGCTGCGGGGCTCCCAGGCAGGGCTAGGGAACAGGCCGGGCGCCCACCCTGGGTGCATCTCAGGCTCCTGGGGGAGGCTGTGAGCCTCTGCCTAAGGCCTAGTTGGGTGCCGGTCGGTGCTGCCCAAGGCCCCAGTGAGGGTAGCGGAGGCTAGGGAGGGTAGGTTTTGTGTGGGGGGGAGGGGGTGTCTCCTCTGGGGCTCTGCGGCTTCCGCCCAGCCTCTGCCATCGCACCCCTAAGGCGTCAGTCTGGTCAGACTCTGGTGACCCAGCACTTTGCTTCCCAGAACAATAGAATAAACACGTTtgggccggtgcggtggctcatgcctataatcctagcactttggaaagccgagatgggtggatcacctgaggtcaggagttcgagaccagcttggccaacaaggcgaaacccccgtctctactaaaaatacaaaaattagccaggcgtggtggtagacacatgtaatcccagctactcgggaggctgagacaggagaatcgcttgaacccaggaggtggagcttgcggtGAACAGAGATTGcccccactacactccaacctgggcggcagaacgaaactgtctccaaaaaaaagaaaaagaaaacacaggctgGATACTGGGAATAGTAGCAAGGAGGGGTCCTGGCAAGTACACGCTAGGTGACAAACAGGGCTATGAGAGTTCCCAGGTGGTTTCTTGAGCAGCTTCACTTGCAAGAACACTTTTACCGGAGCCCAGCCAGGAGAGGTTTTAGCACAGGAAACTGGGAATCCCGTGTCCAAGCTCCTGGAATGCCCAGGACTGAGCCAGAGCAACCAACCTTCCCCAGGAACCACACTGCCTCCCCACCTCTTCTTTAACCCCTCACTTGGCAGCTCCAGGAGTTGGCTGCTGAGGACAGAGTAGGGCCACTGAGGACAGAGTACAGGAGGGCATTTTGCTGACATAAAAAGCTACTAGCCCTTCCTGGGGCAAGGTCCAGCACCATCTGTTaacagggcagccagagagaaaggatggGGCCCCAAATTCTTAGCAAATAAATTTATCTTCACTGGCCAAAGACTTGCTGCCTCAAAGGGCCCTACCCAAATTGCTGAGTGAGGATTCCATCCCCAATCTTCCCACCCTTCTCAGGAAGAGCTGTGTCCCAGAAACTCCTATGACATGGTAAATCCACTTTCTCTGACGATGAATGTCAAAGTCTCAAGCCAATAGTGCAGGCAACCTCAGATTTAAACACAGGAGACTCCCCAGGTTGGAATTTACGGCTCTAGAGTCTGGCATGTAGGTCAAAGGTGAGGAAAGCCTGTGACACTGACACTCTCAGGTGACATTGCCCACTTCCTCCATTTCATCAATATCCCCTGGGTGGGGCAGTCAGGCCAGTGCAGTCAGGAgtttcggccgggcgcagtggcagCTGATCAAGCCCCtttcctccctgggcctcaggaaATAAAAAGGATGGAAGGAATGGTCCCTCAGTCCCTTCCAGACACACGGGTAGATCTGGAACCTGGAGAATGCCTAAATAGTAGGAAGAAGAGAACCCATGTCACCTCCCAAAATGCAACCTTGGAAATGGGTAAACATTTAGCTCCTGGAAAAGAACTGGCACTGGCTTCCTGAATCACAGTGCCCGGGCTTAGGGCTTATCCTGTTCCTCACATTCTGGTTGTCTCCCCTGGGCCCTCTGCTGCCAATGCTGCTGCAGTTTCATGATCTCCTGGCCATACCAGTCATGCAGGGTAGAGAAATTGGAGGTCTCAGGGGACACAGGACTCTGCCCCCTGCCGAGAAGGAGGCTAGCAGGGCCCTGTAGCTCCCGCTCAGCCAACCCCAGTCCTGCACACCTGCTGCCTGCTTCTTCAACCAAGCCCACAGGGCTGCAGTCCTTGGAGAGGGGGTGGCCATTCTCTAGGACCACAGACCGGTTGTTACGAGCCTGGGGCTTACAGCAGCTGGCAGTGGGCTTCCAGGATGAGTGGTGTTGCAAAGCCAGGCTCTGGCGTGCGTCCTGCAACTGGCTCTCCAACTCTCGTACCACCAGGCGCATGTAGCCAAAGCTTGCCCGGGACAGTGCCTTCACCCACGCCTCCTGGGCTGCTGGCCCTTCTGCAGCAAGCAGGTGTGGGTGCACTCCGGGGGCATCAAAGCAGATGGCAAAGGCAAACTCCTCGGGCACGGGAGCCTCGGCCAGTTCCACTGTGCAGCCTTCCAACACCACCAGGCTCAGCGGGACCCGGCCCTTGCGACTCTCAAAGGAAAACAGCAAGTTGCCCTTGAGGACAAACCAGTATCTTCGGCCAGTGCCACTGGGAGTTGGTGGAGTCCCTGGGCTCCCCCAGGTGCGCAGGAAGCCCATGTGGTCTGCTGGGGAGTCGCTGAGTGCATAGTGAGCCACACTTCTCTCGTTCAGCTTCATGGCTCCCACGGGAACTGTGGGGCAAGAGAAGTGGCAGTGGATCAGAGAGGAAGGTGGCTCCGTGCCACCCTGGGGAAAAGCACTGGCTCTGGAGGTGACCTGGGCCCAGCCCTGGGACTCCTACTCACTTGCTGTGTCCCTAAGACCCCTAATGTCTCCTGAGAAGTATgctcatctttccttcctttcctctcaaagggttgttgtgaggatcatACCAAAAAAATCTCAATAGCAGACTTGGAGAAAATGACAAGATTGGATCAGACAGGAGTCCTGGCAGGACCTGGGCAAGGCTTTCTAAAATCCAAAGAAACAGACCCCAGCTGAGCTGAAATGGATCACAGACCCATGGAAACCATTGTGCTTAAACTATTCCCTAATTTGGGGTCCTCTCAACTCCAACTCTGAGGCCAAACCTCCAGGGTTTCCATGACCCTCCTGGGCCTGTGCTGGCCTCTTATTTGCATATAGCAGTTGCATCTTATTGACCTGAAGgcagaagctgaggcacaaaatATAACTTCAAGATTTTACTTGAGCCAAAGTGAAGACAACTGCCCAGAACAAACCTAAGTTGCCATGGGGTGTGCTGCATTGGGCACACCCTTTCTTACAAGCAGCTTCTTATAGGCAGAAGGAGGCAGGGATAACAGAGTTATTTGGCAGGAATTCTCCTTGGTTTACAGAAATAGCACTGattggctgggtgtagtagctcgagcctgtaatctcagtactttgagtggctgaggcaggtggatcacctgagctcaggagttcgagaccagcctggccaacatggtgaaaccccatctctactaaaaatacaaaaactagctgggtgtggtggggggcacctagctacttggaaggctgaggcaggaaaatcgcttgctcccaggaggtggaggttgcagtgagccaagattgcgccattgcactccagcctgcatgacaagagtgaaactgtctacaaaaaaaaaaaagaagaagaagaaaaagaaagaaaaagaaataacgttGATCAGTGATTGGCTATACATTGTTGAAGTATAGGGTGTCCAGTGTATGGCATTTTATTGCTACATGGTATCACTCTAGAGTCACATAGCAAGTGGCTTCAAGAGGTAATTCTTGACCTTTTGTAGTTCATGAGGGTGATGATTGGGAGTTCCTGTGCATGTGTGAGATGTGCTGCCTTCGAATCTTGTTACCATGGGCACATTACCAGTctgacataaaaagaaaagaaaagaaaaaataaaaagagatgattCTTTAGCTCTAGGGAGGACTAAGACTTGACAGCCGTTTCATTTCAATATGTCTGGGCCCGATTATTATAAAGGGCTCTAATTCCAcagataaaacattatttttctctctcaatctGCAGTCTTCAGGGACAGGTGGGGACCTACTCTGTAAACAAGAGTGTGGCACAAAGCCAGGGTACAGCTGAGAAGAGCTAACCACAACCACTGAGTGTGGGTGTCCCTGGATTAATGAATGGCACGTAGTCCAACTGTCCATACTCATGGAAAACCCAAGTCCAGCAGTGGGGGATCTTGCCCAAGACTACATGGCCAATGGGACACAGAGCTTGGTCTCCCAAATCCCTAGCACTGTACTCACTTACCAGCAGGGCTCCCTGGGGGAGGGCAGAGACCTCTTGTCTGGCCACACAGCTCAGCCCCTGGACCACCTGGTTCCCAGGGAGCCTGCAAAACAATTCTCAAGCCCAGTCAGCTCATCCCAAAGAATGAGACCACCTACTCCGCCTTCGAGGCCTAATGAAACCAAGGCCTCCACCAGGAAGCTTTCCCTGAACCCTGAGAATCCCCTGCCCATCCACCCAGCCAGGAACCCCTGAGCAAC from the Callithrix jacchus isolate 240 chromosome 1, calJac240_pri, whole genome shotgun sequence genome contains:
- the PHETA2 gene encoding sesquipedalian-2; this translates as MKLNERSVAHYALSDSPADHMGFLRTWGSPGTPPTPSGTGRRYWFVLKGNLLFSFESRKGRVPLSLVVLEGCTVELAEAPVPEEFAFAICFDAPGVHPHLLAAEGPAAQEAWVKALSRASFGYMRLVVRELESQLQDARQSLALQHHSSWKPTASCCKPQARNNRSVVLENGHPLSKDCSPVGLVEEAGSRCAGLGLAERELQGPASLLLGRGQSPVSPETSNFSTLHDWYGQEIMKLQQHWQQRAQGRQPECEEQDKP
- the SMDT1 gene encoding essential MCU regulator, mitochondrial — its product is MASGAARWLALAAVRSGVFRSGPSLRKGGDAAAARSDPGRSLVPSRSVIVTRSGAILPKPVKMSFGLLRVFSIVIPFLYVGTLISKNFAALLEEHDIFVPEDDDDDD